From the genome of Deinococcus sp. JMULE3, one region includes:
- a CDS encoding MFS transporter — MSDAARPAALSGAARLAPLYAAQALATGATTVSTVLASLIMSGLGSEALAGLPSTLIQAAAATSAGLFGALMLRRGRRTGLSVAFALGTVGALVGFLGARAGVTPLFLLGAMMMGAAQGGYQQARYAAAESVPEARRGTALGALMLMSVLGSFVMTGFSHPIERLGAALGATPEVTGWLVGGALLGVAALLILSWQPLSGPSVVRRERLSLAEAFRIPGVKSTALAVATAQGLMVTLMSLTPLRAHHMGMDHAQVAALISGHILGMFGFGWLTGPLIDRLGLRFGYVSGALLLSAAALSALNGGQAWLAVSMFLLGLGWNLAFVAGSKALTRFPAAQGVTDALGYVAAGLGTLLGGAVIARAGFPALAITCAVLAALPLISAWRARPSPA; from the coding sequence GTGAGTGACGCCGCCCGCCCCGCCGCGCTGAGCGGGGCCGCGCGGCTGGCGCCGCTGTACGCCGCGCAGGCGCTCGCGACCGGGGCCACCACCGTCAGTACCGTGCTGGCGAGCCTGATCATGTCGGGCCTGGGCAGCGAGGCGCTGGCCGGGCTGCCCAGCACGCTGATCCAGGCGGCGGCGGCCACGTCGGCGGGGCTGTTCGGGGCGCTGATGCTGCGCCGGGGCCGCCGCACGGGTCTGAGCGTGGCGTTCGCGCTGGGAACGGTCGGGGCACTGGTGGGCTTCCTGGGTGCCCGCGCGGGGGTCACGCCGCTGTTCCTGCTGGGCGCCATGATGATGGGTGCCGCACAGGGCGGGTACCAGCAGGCCCGTTACGCCGCCGCCGAGAGCGTCCCCGAAGCGCGGCGCGGGACGGCATTGGGCGCGCTGATGCTCATGAGCGTGCTGGGGTCGTTCGTGATGACCGGGTTCTCGCACCCCATCGAGCGGCTGGGGGCGGCGCTGGGCGCCACGCCGGAGGTCACGGGCTGGCTGGTGGGCGGCGCGCTGCTGGGCGTGGCGGCACTGTTGATCCTGTCCTGGCAGCCCCTGAGCGGCCCGAGCGTGGTGAGGCGCGAGCGCCTGTCCCTGGCGGAGGCGTTCCGGATTCCCGGCGTGAAATCCACGGCGCTGGCCGTGGCGACCGCACAGGGCCTGATGGTCACCCTGATGAGCCTCACGCCGCTGCGCGCGCACCACATGGGGATGGATCACGCGCAGGTGGCCGCGCTGATCAGCGGGCACATCCTGGGCATGTTCGGCTTCGGCTGGCTGACCGGCCCGCTGATCGACCGGCTGGGTCTGCGCTTCGGGTACGTGAGCGGCGCGCTGCTGCTGTCGGCGGCGGCGCTGAGCGCCCTGAACGGCGGTCAGGCGTGGCTGGCGGTCAGCATGTTCCTGCTGGGCCTGGGCTGGAACCTGGCGTTCGTGGCGGGCAGCAAGGCCCTGACGCGCTTCCCCGCCGCGCAGGGCGTCACCGACGCGCTGGGGTACGTCGCCGCGGGGCTGGGCACCCTGCTGGGCGGCGCGGTGATCGCGCGGGCGGGCTTCCCGGCGCTGGCGATCACCTGCGCGGTCCTGGCGGCCCTGCCGCTGATCAGCGCGTGGCGCGCCCGACCCAGCCCGGCGTGA
- a CDS encoding aspartate-semialdehyde dehydrogenase, which translates to MRVAIVGATGAVGHELLKVLESSTLQFDELLLYASPRSAGTQLTFKGQPLTVQVTPEGAIDADVILASAGGSISKALAPKWVEGGAVVIDNSSAFRYDADVPLVVPEVNGDAALAHKGIIANPNCTTAIAVVAVAPIHRAYGVKRMIVSTYQATSGAGAKGMEELLEQTRAELNGEQAQASVFAHPIPFNVIPHIDSFQDNGYTKEEMKVAWETRKIIGDDSLKISCTAVRIPTLRTHSEAITLELERPATPDAVRDLLAGAAGVEVRDNPEGKLYPMPLTASGKYDVEVGRIRESLVFDGGIDLFVAGDQLLKGAALNAVQIAEYLQQKGALKAKQRA; encoded by the coding sequence ATGCGCGTAGCGATTGTCGGAGCGACCGGAGCGGTGGGCCACGAACTTCTCAAGGTGCTGGAAAGCAGCACGCTGCAGTTCGACGAACTGCTCCTCTATGCCAGCCCGCGCAGCGCGGGCACGCAGCTGACCTTCAAGGGCCAGCCACTGACGGTGCAGGTCACGCCGGAAGGCGCCATCGACGCGGACGTGATCCTGGCGTCGGCGGGCGGCAGCATCAGCAAGGCCCTGGCCCCGAAGTGGGTGGAGGGTGGCGCGGTCGTGATCGACAACAGCAGCGCCTTCCGCTACGACGCCGACGTCCCGCTGGTCGTGCCCGAGGTGAACGGCGACGCCGCGCTGGCCCACAAGGGCATCATCGCAAACCCGAACTGCACGACCGCCATCGCCGTGGTCGCCGTTGCGCCCATTCACCGCGCGTACGGCGTGAAACGCATGATCGTCAGCACCTACCAGGCGACCAGCGGCGCGGGCGCCAAGGGCATGGAGGAACTGCTCGAGCAGACCCGCGCCGAACTGAACGGCGAACAGGCGCAGGCGAGCGTGTTCGCGCACCCCATCCCGTTCAACGTCATCCCGCACATCGACTCCTTCCAGGACAACGGGTACACCAAGGAGGAAATGAAGGTCGCGTGGGAAACCCGCAAGATCATCGGGGACGACAGCCTGAAGATCAGCTGCACCGCCGTCCGCATCCCCACCCTCCGCACCCACAGCGAGGCCATCACCCTGGAACTCGAACGCCCCGCCACCCCCGACGCCGTCCGCGACCTGCTGGCCGGGGCCGCCGGGGTCGAGGTGCGCGACAACCCCGAAGGCAAGCTGTACCCGATGCCCCTGACCGCCAGCGGCAAGTACGACGTCGAGGTGGGCCGCATCCGCGAGTCCCTGGTGTTCGACGGCGGCATCGACCTGTTCGTCGCGGGCGACCAGCTCCTGAAAGGCGCGGCGCTGAACGCCGTGCAGATCGCCGAGTACCTCCAGCAGAAAGGCGCGCTGAAAGCGAAACAGCGGGCGTGA
- a CDS encoding proline--tRNA ligase: MKLSESLFRTWRETPEGAETRGVQFLLRAGYVRRVGSGLYAHLPLMTRVMGRLEALIREELEGVSQEVSFPVLQPRALWEASGRWEAYTQAEGIMFTVTDRAGRAHALGPTHEEVALDVVGGLVRSYRDLPVSVYQFGRKFRDELRPRFGLLRTREFVMKDAYSFHADPASLEAHFEAMSGVYGRVLSRLGVAWRAVQADSGNIGGAESREFMVLSDVGEDEVLFTPDGQYAANAERAASRASVAAPSPFVGFARRHTPGTATVADACAALGCDAAHMLKNVLYDAVFLRAGRRVLRPVLVSLRGDHSVNPVKLWNAVQARVDGELVGLEVAQPDAWAAGSLPLGYIAPDLPDRAIAAREDVQGSFLRLCDPAGAALRDFTTGANETDWHVTGANWGAPYALPEEVDVRQARAGEAALHDATQILQSARGIEVGHVFQLGTRYSVAMNATFTAADGSERPFQMGCYGIGVSRLAQAVAEHLSDERGLVWPDALAPFHAHLIVVDIRHEAQQAAARTLYAALRAAGLAPLLDDRDERAGAKFADADLVGVPYRVTLGRTLERGEVELKDRRSGETFTLPLAEVAGWLRARFQSPIARAG; the protein is encoded by the coding sequence ATGAAATTGAGTGAGAGTCTGTTCCGCACGTGGCGGGAGACGCCGGAGGGCGCGGAGACGCGCGGGGTTCAGTTTCTGCTGCGGGCGGGGTACGTGCGGCGGGTGGGGAGTGGCCTGTACGCGCACCTGCCGCTGATGACCCGCGTGATGGGGCGGTTGGAGGCCCTGATCCGTGAGGAGCTGGAGGGCGTGTCGCAGGAGGTGAGCTTCCCGGTGTTGCAGCCGCGGGCGCTGTGGGAGGCGTCGGGGCGCTGGGAGGCGTATACGCAGGCGGAGGGGATCATGTTCACGGTGACGGACCGCGCGGGGCGGGCGCACGCGCTGGGGCCGACGCATGAGGAGGTCGCGCTGGACGTGGTGGGCGGTCTGGTGCGCAGTTACCGGGATCTGCCGGTCAGCGTGTATCAGTTCGGGCGGAAGTTCCGGGACGAGCTGCGCCCGAGGTTCGGGTTGCTGCGCACGCGGGAGTTCGTGATGAAGGACGCGTACTCGTTCCACGCGGACCCGGCGAGCCTGGAGGCGCATTTCGAGGCGATGAGCGGGGTGTACGGGCGGGTGCTGTCGCGGCTGGGCGTGGCGTGGCGGGCGGTGCAGGCGGACAGCGGGAACATCGGCGGGGCCGAGAGTCGGGAGTTCATGGTCCTGAGTGACGTGGGCGAGGACGAGGTGCTGTTCACCCCGGACGGGCAGTACGCGGCGAACGCCGAGCGGGCGGCGTCGCGGGCGTCGGTGGCGGCCCCGAGTCCGTTCGTGGGTTTTGCGCGGCGGCACACGCCGGGCACGGCGACGGTAGCGGACGCGTGCGCGGCGCTGGGGTGCGACGCGGCGCACATGCTGAAGAACGTCCTGTACGACGCGGTGTTCCTGCGGGCGGGGCGGCGGGTGCTGCGGCCGGTGCTGGTCAGTCTGCGCGGGGATCACAGCGTGAACCCGGTGAAACTGTGGAACGCCGTGCAGGCCCGCGTGGACGGGGAACTGGTGGGGTTGGAGGTCGCGCAGCCGGACGCCTGGGCGGCGGGGTCGCTGCCGCTGGGGTACATCGCGCCGGACCTGCCGGACCGCGCGATTGCGGCGCGGGAGGACGTGCAGGGATCGTTCCTGCGGCTGTGCGACCCGGCGGGCGCGGCGCTGCGGGACTTCACGACCGGCGCGAACGAGACCGACTGGCACGTCACGGGCGCGAACTGGGGCGCGCCGTACGCGCTGCCGGAAGAGGTGGACGTCCGGCAGGCCCGCGCGGGCGAGGCGGCGCTGCACGATGCTACGCAGATCCTCCAGTCGGCGCGGGGGATCGAGGTGGGGCACGTGTTCCAGCTCGGCACGCGCTACTCGGTAGCGATGAACGCGACGTTCACCGCGGCAGACGGCAGCGAACGCCCGTTCCAGATGGGCTGCTACGGGATCGGCGTGTCGCGGCTGGCGCAGGCCGTCGCGGAGCATTTGTCCGACGAGCGGGGGCTGGTGTGGCCGGACGCCCTTGCGCCGTTCCACGCGCACCTGATCGTGGTGGACATCCGCCATGAGGCGCAGCAGGCAGCCGCGCGGACCCTGTACGCCGCGCTGCGCGCCGCCGGGCTGGCCCCGCTGCTGGACGACCGCGACGAACGCGCCGGGGCGAAATTCGCGGACGCGGACCTAGTGGGCGTCCCGTACCGCGTGACGCTGGGCCGCACCCTGGAACGGGGCGAGGTCGAACTGAAGGACCGCCGCAGCGGCGAGACGTTCACCCTCCCGCTGGCGGAGGTGGCGGGCTGGCTACGCGCCCGCTTTCAATCACCGATAGCCCGGGCAGGCTGA
- a CDS encoding META domain-containing protein → MSALLTSLTLAALAAPSSAPASPAGVTWTLGTIQPAGRGAITPGASLARPTLRLDGSGAALKLTGNTGCSPLSAQAALKGSALVVRGVQAGGSERCTDAALSLREDYLRLLNATTRYDLSGDTLILSGGAGRLTFTRTGGAMTQTPTDSLDGTWQMRVTPGPAGPERGQAALRFTFGGSKVTVAGLTGCNTVTASGALVGPQVVLGPVMSTRRMCPGTAGVAENRLLGLLRAPLSVERQGAALVLRGQSGQLTLTRVPVPAPASSVTPDPAATYTLTRLNGQPAPQTLRPVTLTFKDGRLGGSDGCNSVGGAYVIRAGRVELGGGLTSTRMACADQPDLGFQSFFEQRPTLSVQGSTLILKTAEDTWEFQAR, encoded by the coding sequence ATGAGTGCCCTGCTGACCTCGCTGACCCTGGCCGCCCTGGCCGCACCATCCTCCGCCCCGGCCAGCCCGGCGGGCGTCACCTGGACGCTGGGCACCATCCAGCCCGCCGGGCGCGGCGCGATCACGCCCGGAGCGTCCCTGGCGCGCCCCACCCTGCGCCTGGACGGCAGCGGCGCGGCGCTGAAACTCACCGGGAACACCGGGTGCAGCCCCCTGAGCGCGCAGGCCGCGCTGAAGGGCAGCGCGCTCGTGGTGCGTGGCGTGCAGGCGGGCGGCAGCGAGCGCTGCACCGACGCCGCCCTGAGCCTGCGCGAGGACTACCTGCGCCTCCTGAACGCCACGACCCGTTACGACCTGAGCGGCGACACCCTGATCCTCAGTGGCGGGGCGGGCCGCCTGACCTTCACCCGCACCGGAGGCGCGATGACCCAGACCCCCACCGATTCCCTGGACGGCACCTGGCAGATGCGCGTCACGCCCGGCCCGGCCGGACCGGAACGCGGGCAGGCGGCGCTGCGCTTCACGTTCGGCGGTTCGAAAGTGACGGTCGCGGGCCTGACCGGCTGCAACACCGTGACCGCCTCGGGCGCGCTGGTGGGGCCGCAGGTCGTGCTGGGCCCGGTGATGTCCACCCGCCGCATGTGCCCCGGCACGGCGGGAGTGGCCGAGAACCGCCTGCTGGGCCTGCTGCGCGCCCCGCTGAGCGTCGAGCGGCAGGGCGCCGCACTCGTCCTGCGCGGCCAGAGCGGGCAGCTGACCCTGACCCGCGTGCCCGTCCCCGCGCCCGCCAGCAGCGTGACGCCGGACCCGGCGGCGACGTACACCCTGACGCGCCTGAACGGGCAGCCGGCTCCGCAGACCCTGCGGCCGGTCACGCTGACCTTCAAGGACGGGCGGCTGGGCGGCAGTGACGGCTGCAACAGCGTGGGCGGCGCCTACGTGATCCGCGCGGGCCGCGTGGAACTGGGCGGCGGGCTGACCAGCACGCGGATGGCCTGCGCGGACCAGCCGGACCTGGGCTTCCAGTCGTTCTTCGAGCAGCGGCCTACCCTGAGCGTCCAGGGCAGCACCCTGATCCTGAAGACGGCCGAGGACACCTGGGAATTCCAGGCCCGCTGA
- the plsY gene encoding glycerol-3-phosphate 1-O-acyltransferase PlsY, translated as MTLSAVLTVLFSYLLGAIPAAAWVARTRGVDIRTVGSGNSGATNVQRSLGNGPGLAVALFDILKGVLAVLAAYQLDLGLPVMAACGVAAVIGHNFSPFLRFRGGKGVATTFGAVAALLPVAGLAFFVIFMTTVWLTRFVSAGSILAAVAAAFTAFLVGPGWLGLVVTALAALLIWQHRDNVNRLTAGNERRFGQKT; from the coding sequence GTGACCCTTTCTGCCGTGCTGACGGTTCTCTTCTCCTACCTGCTCGGGGCGATCCCCGCCGCCGCGTGGGTGGCCCGCACCCGTGGCGTGGACATCCGCACGGTCGGCAGCGGCAACAGCGGCGCCACCAACGTGCAGCGCTCCCTGGGCAACGGCCCCGGCCTGGCGGTCGCCCTCTTCGACATTCTCAAAGGCGTCCTGGCCGTCCTGGCCGCGTACCAGCTGGACCTGGGCCTGCCCGTCATGGCCGCGTGCGGCGTCGCCGCCGTCATCGGGCACAACTTCAGTCCGTTCCTGCGCTTCCGGGGCGGCAAGGGCGTCGCCACGACCTTCGGCGCGGTCGCCGCGCTGCTCCCGGTCGCTGGCCTCGCGTTCTTCGTGATCTTCATGACGACCGTGTGGCTCACGCGCTTCGTGTCCGCCGGGAGCATCCTGGCCGCGGTCGCGGCCGCCTTCACGGCGTTCCTGGTCGGCCCCGGCTGGCTGGGCCTCGTCGTGACCGCCCTGGCCGCGCTGCTGATCTGGCAGCACCGCGACAACGTGAACCGCCTGACCGCCGGGAACGAACGCCGCTTCGGCCAGAAAACCTGA
- a CDS encoding alpha-amylase family glycosyl hydrolase, which translates to MNRSVLARSGAAVLSAALLLSACSSAPTPALDGTVSNANGSSQPVSAQAISGTNIDAWRQQVIYLVMPDRFSNGTTSNDGLGQPNCFDPASPTKFHGGDLQGLRNKLGYIRDLGATAVWTTPVYKQVGIVNGNSCGYHGYWPDYTNPNDTAIEPKFGTSADLTGLISDLKAGGQKYMMDMVVNHAGYGARITTQNPSWFHSNCTGDEIVCPLAGLPDFRQEDSAVATYLTNLSKTWVTNYAVDAIRMDTVKHVPNTYWQNSWVPGVLAARPNTFLLGEAFLSGSASQLKPFLDAGFDSTFNFPLRQALVDSVGRGGSLDRVAGSMQDTLGTLGLDRTLLQVNLLDNHDVPRFVNEPGSAVAETEIRARYGNAMGLLMTLPGIPQVYYGNELGMYGGNDPDNRRDMPAWAWTDTGRNATQATFVAGGGTPKVTYDLTKKLIGIRKGNAALWKGNYAEMWRPNGGQNVYAFYRGSGTNRVIVVVNTSGSAATVNLDIQGNAGISATDKSALSNGTVFNDLLAEGAPASATVASGKLPVTIGAGRMGIYRAGATGTGGTGGAAVQVTFQVSASTYFGQDVYLVGDRAELGAWNTASAMAMTPSGCSGSTCTWKTTVSLPPSVAAQFKFIKKPGDSGASVTWEGGNNRTLTTPATGSTTYNGGTWQ; encoded by the coding sequence ATGAACCGTTCTGTCCTGGCCCGCTCTGGCGCGGCAGTCCTCTCGGCTGCCCTTCTTCTTTCCGCCTGCTCCTCCGCCCCGACGCCTGCCCTTGATGGAACCGTTTCCAACGCGAATGGCAGTTCACAGCCTGTCAGTGCACAGGCCATCAGTGGCACGAACATCGACGCCTGGCGGCAGCAGGTGATCTACCTCGTCATGCCTGACCGTTTCTCGAATGGAACTACTTCCAACGACGGTCTGGGCCAACCGAACTGCTTCGACCCGGCCAGCCCCACCAAATTCCACGGCGGCGACCTTCAGGGCCTGCGCAACAAACTCGGGTACATCCGCGACCTGGGCGCCACCGCCGTCTGGACCACCCCCGTGTACAAGCAGGTCGGCATCGTCAACGGGAACTCCTGCGGGTACCACGGCTACTGGCCCGACTACACCAACCCCAACGACACCGCCATCGAACCCAAGTTCGGCACGAGCGCCGACCTCACCGGCCTGATCAGCGACCTGAAGGCCGGCGGGCAGAAATACATGATGGACATGGTCGTCAACCACGCCGGGTACGGCGCGCGGATCACCACCCAGAACCCCTCCTGGTTCCACAGCAACTGCACCGGCGACGAGATCGTCTGCCCGCTGGCGGGCCTGCCGGACTTCCGCCAGGAGGACAGCGCCGTCGCCACGTACCTGACCAACCTGAGCAAGACCTGGGTCACGAACTACGCCGTGGACGCCATCCGCATGGACACCGTCAAGCACGTCCCCAACACCTACTGGCAGAACTCCTGGGTGCCCGGCGTCCTCGCCGCGCGGCCTAACACGTTCCTGCTGGGCGAGGCGTTCCTGTCGGGCAGCGCCTCGCAGCTCAAGCCTTTCCTGGACGCCGGTTTCGACTCGACGTTCAACTTCCCGCTGCGGCAGGCGCTCGTGGACTCGGTCGGACGGGGCGGCAGCCTCGACCGGGTCGCGGGCAGCATGCAGGACACCCTGGGCACCCTGGGCCTGGACCGCACGCTGCTGCAGGTGAACCTGCTGGACAACCACGACGTGCCGCGCTTCGTGAACGAACCCGGCAGCGCCGTCGCCGAGACCGAGATCCGCGCCCGCTACGGGAACGCCATGGGCCTCCTGATGACCCTGCCCGGCATCCCGCAGGTGTACTACGGGAACGAACTCGGCATGTACGGCGGCAACGACCCCGACAACCGCCGCGACATGCCCGCCTGGGCCTGGACGGACACCGGCCGCAACGCCACCCAGGCGACCTTCGTGGCGGGCGGCGGCACCCCGAAGGTCACGTACGACCTGACGAAGAAACTGATCGGGATCCGCAAGGGCAACGCCGCCCTGTGGAAGGGCAACTACGCCGAGATGTGGCGCCCCAACGGCGGGCAGAACGTGTACGCCTTCTACCGCGGCAGCGGCACCAACCGCGTCATCGTTGTCGTGAACACCTCGGGCAGCGCCGCGACCGTGAACCTGGACATCCAGGGCAACGCGGGCATCAGCGCGACCGACAAGAGCGCCCTGAGCAACGGCACGGTCTTCAACGACCTGCTCGCCGAGGGAGCCCCGGCCAGCGCCACCGTCGCCAGCGGCAAACTGCCGGTCACGATCGGGGCGGGCAGGATGGGCATCTACCGCGCCGGGGCGACCGGCACCGGCGGCACGGGCGGCGCGGCCGTGCAGGTCACCTTCCAGGTCAGCGCCAGCACGTACTTCGGGCAGGACGTGTACCTCGTCGGGGACCGCGCGGAACTGGGCGCGTGGAACACCGCCTCCGCCATGGCGATGACGCCCAGCGGGTGCTCGGGCAGCACCTGCACCTGGAAGACCACCGTCAGCCTGCCGCCCAGCGTCGCCGCGCAGTTCAAGTTCATCAAGAAACCCGGCGACAGCGGCGCCAGCGTCACCTGGGAAGGCGGCAACAACCGCACCCTCACCACGCCCGCCACGGGCAGCACCACCTACAACGGCGGCACCTGGCAGTAA
- a CDS encoding alpha/beta hydrolase, which translates to MPRVTFRLTLPPGTPPGTLFLTGDHRAWSDDPAGWTFQDGVLHADLPDGLLAQVKVRRVNPDGTTEEGDAWGGRARAHRIKVHGETIVPLTVAAWQDASGGAARPPRSAPPREETVLDAPWGAQPLRLWWPAGHEGPLPLLILHDGQNVFDEARTFAGDSWDAAGAAQALADAGHPVRIAALPVNEDRSRRYVPFPFDLNGFDSGADEYADWIRGTLLPHLHARFGAVPPQDTALAGSSFGGLITAYAGLRDPGTYGTLGVFSPAVWPADFAFPRWMAGRGDPHARVWVDMGDHEGSSVQGAQEVITLARDLTAQLAPHVAEAHFTIGEGHWHDEPAWRERLPAFLRWWRGG; encoded by the coding sequence ATGCCCCGCGTGACCTTCAGGCTGACCCTGCCGCCCGGCACCCCACCGGGGACGCTGTTCCTGACCGGCGACCACCGCGCCTGGAGCGACGACCCCGCAGGCTGGACCTTCCAGGACGGCGTTCTGCACGCCGACCTGCCGGACGGCCTGCTGGCGCAGGTGAAGGTCCGCCGCGTGAACCCGGACGGCACAACCGAGGAGGGCGACGCGTGGGGCGGCCGTGCCCGCGCGCACCGCATCAAAGTGCATGGGGAGACCATCGTGCCCCTGACCGTGGCGGCCTGGCAGGACGCCAGCGGCGGGGCCGCCCGTCCACCACGCAGCGCCCCACCGCGCGAGGAGACCGTGCTGGACGCCCCCTGGGGCGCGCAACCCCTGCGGCTGTGGTGGCCCGCCGGGCACGAGGGACCGCTGCCGCTGCTGATTCTCCACGACGGCCAGAACGTGTTCGACGAGGCCCGCACCTTTGCGGGGGACAGCTGGGACGCCGCCGGGGCCGCGCAGGCTCTCGCGGACGCCGGGCACCCGGTGCGGATTGCCGCGCTGCCCGTGAACGAGGACCGCAGCCGCCGCTACGTGCCGTTCCCCTTCGACCTGAACGGCTTCGACAGCGGCGCGGACGAGTACGCCGACTGGATCAGAGGCACCCTGCTGCCGCACCTGCACGCCCGCTTCGGCGCGGTGCCCCCGCAGGACACCGCGCTGGCCGGGTCCTCGTTCGGCGGGCTGATCACCGCGTACGCGGGCCTGCGCGACCCCGGCACGTACGGCACGCTGGGCGTGTTCAGTCCCGCCGTGTGGCCCGCCGACTTCGCCTTCCCGCGCTGGATGGCGGGGCGCGGCGACCCGCACGCGCGCGTGTGGGTGGACATGGGCGACCACGAGGGGAGCAGCGTGCAGGGCGCGCAGGAGGTCATCACGCTGGCCCGCGACCTGACCGCGCAGCTCGCCCCGCACGTCGCCGAGGCGCACTTCACCATCGGCGAGGGCCACTGGCACGACGAACCCGCGTGGCGCGAACGCCTGCCCGCCTTCCTGCGCTGGTGGCGCGGCGGCTGA
- a CDS encoding cobalamin B12-binding domain-containing protein — translation MEDRRIRVLIAKPGMDGHDRGAKVVARALRDAGMEVIYTGLRQTAEMIVNAAVQEDVDAIGLSVLSGAHMHYFREVMGLLREKGAEDIIVFGGGIIPDQDLPTLQELGVGRVFTPGASTEDAATYLRGAVQARWQAQGEA, via the coding sequence ATGGAAGACCGCCGAATTCGAGTGCTGATCGCCAAACCCGGCATGGACGGCCATGACCGGGGCGCGAAGGTCGTGGCGCGCGCCCTGCGCGACGCGGGCATGGAAGTCATCTACACCGGCCTGCGCCAGACCGCCGAGATGATCGTGAACGCCGCCGTGCAGGAGGACGTGGACGCCATCGGCCTGAGCGTCCTGTCCGGCGCGCACATGCACTACTTCCGCGAGGTGATGGGCCTGCTGCGTGAAAAGGGCGCCGAGGACATCATCGTGTTCGGGGGCGGCATCATCCCCGATCAGGACCTGCCCACCCTGCAGGAACTGGGCGTGGGGCGCGTATTCACGCCGGGCGCCAGCACCGAGGACGCCGCCACGTACCTGCGCGGCGCCGTGCAGGCCCGCTGGCAGGCGCAGGGCGAGGCGTGA